One part of the Marispirochaeta sp. genome encodes these proteins:
- a CDS encoding helix-turn-helix domain-containing protein: MINTLTRAFVFSGGTEVDETAIRDSLLDLGTSSDGVLDRPLGDDFSIEEIISQTAVHYLERAMKQAGGNKTRAAKLLGLNSYQTLTNWLEKYGVGEDF, encoded by the coding sequence TTGATAAACACCCTGACCCGGGCCTTTGTTTTTTCCGGAGGAACCGAGGTCGACGAGACGGCCATACGTGATTCCTTACTGGATTTGGGAACAAGCTCGGATGGAGTGCTGGACCGTCCCCTGGGGGACGATTTTTCCATAGAAGAAATAATTTCCCAGACCGCTGTACATTATCTGGAGCGGGCCATGAAACAGGCCGGAGGAAATAAAACCCGTGCTGCAAAGCTGCTGGGCTTGAACAGTTACCAGACTCTTACCAACTGGCTGGAGAAGTACGGGGTGGGGGAAGATTTTTAG
- a CDS encoding PrsW family glutamic-type intramembrane protease has protein sequence MEFLLIVIITCISSALWLKYLDHLDYYKKDKRTTRIVYIGLVAGILSIIPTFIFYEINWRLFGWLVNGPFLDNFLIVGFSEETAKYFMLIGMVFLFRSIKEPQDGILQGAAVGAGFAFFENIKYGLTYGPVNTIIRSVLTTPGHMMYTALAGYFLAAAVYSNLEVRDDRSAWIAVFAFIPTAFIHALYNASFDWAFMFNTGYNTLRGLGILINLVTLIITVQVFRSLIEHSPYFVYPYSRSKQAIRSILRGLKLNPSSFVLNRRLGLYYMAAGRYPEALRRIRYCRSRKPNKRNTWDALEGIALMGIGKNDEGLQLVTRARENFAKGERFRIEHFLQRTIRDAGLKLRMRNILNPRVFKHNHYFDRRLKYGPRDYWKSDSRILKERLQEYSELLREKRQMESR, from the coding sequence ATGGAATTTCTGCTGATTGTGATCATCACCTGCATCTCTTCGGCTCTCTGGCTCAAGTATCTGGACCATCTGGACTATTATAAAAAAGACAAGCGCACCACCCGGATCGTCTACATCGGGCTTGTCGCCGGCATACTGAGCATAATTCCCACCTTTATTTTCTACGAAATCAACTGGAGGCTTTTCGGCTGGCTGGTGAACGGCCCCTTCCTGGACAACTTCCTTATTGTAGGTTTCTCTGAAGAGACGGCTAAGTATTTTATGCTGATCGGTATGGTCTTCCTGTTCAGGTCAATCAAGGAACCCCAGGACGGTATCCTTCAGGGCGCGGCAGTGGGGGCCGGTTTCGCCTTCTTTGAAAACATCAAGTACGGGCTGACCTACGGCCCCGTAAACACGATTATTCGTTCCGTACTGACCACTCCCGGACATATGATGTACACCGCCCTGGCAGGCTACTTTCTGGCGGCGGCGGTCTATTCCAACCTGGAGGTCAGGGACGACCGCTCGGCCTGGATCGCGGTCTTTGCTTTTATACCCACCGCCTTTATCCACGCCCTCTACAACGCCTCCTTCGACTGGGCTTTTATGTTCAATACCGGGTATAACACCCTCCGGGGCCTCGGGATTCTTATCAACCTTGTTACCCTGATAATAACTGTGCAGGTCTTTCGATCCCTCATCGAACACTCCCCCTATTTCGTCTACCCCTACTCCCGGTCGAAACAGGCTATCAGGTCCATCCTCCGGGGGCTTAAGCTGAACCCCTCGAGCTTTGTATTGAACCGGCGCCTGGGGCTCTACTACATGGCAGCGGGCAGATACCCCGAGGCCCTCCGGCGCATCCGCTACTGCCGAAGCCGGAAGCCGAACAAGCGCAACACCTGGGACGCGCTGGAGGGGATCGCCCTCATGGGAATCGGCAAAAACGACGAAGGGCTGCAGCTCGTTACCCGGGCGCGTGAGAACTTCGCTAAAGGAGAGCGCTTCCGCATCGAACACTTCCTGCAGCGCACCATCCGGGACGCCGGGCTCAAACTCCGGATGCGGAACATACTGAACCCACGGGTGTTCAAACATAACCACTACTTCGACCGAAGGCTTAAGTACGGCCCCCGGGACTACTGGAAAAGCGACAGCAGAATACTGAAGGAGCGGCTGCAAGAGTACAGTGAGTTGTTACGGGAGAAGCGGCAGATGGAGAGCCGATAG